The sequence below is a genomic window from Gouania willdenowi chromosome 12, fGouWil2.1, whole genome shotgun sequence.
TGGCATGCAAAGGAATACCCCCCGAGCTTGACAAAACATTGAAAGAAGTAATTCGTGTTGTGAACTTTATTAAAGGCAGCGCGCTCAACAGTCGGCTTTTTGATCAGCTGTGCGCCGGCATGGGGGCGGACCACACCCATTTATTGTTTCATACTGAAGTGCGCTGGCTCTCCAAAGGTAGAGTCCTCACAAGAATATATGAACAGAGAAATGAAATTCATGCTTTTCTCCTTGAGAAAAAGTCTTCACTTGCAGAGCTGTTCACTGAAGAATGGCTTTTTACAATGTCATATCTGGCGGATATCTTTTCATCTCTCAATGAGCTATGTTTGAAACTGCAAGGACAGAATGATGATGTTTTCCAAAACTGGAAACACATTCTCACCTTTCAAAAGTCTCTGAAGCTGTGGCTTGCACGATTCAGAAGTCCAAAACCCAGCCACTACATGTTCCCTACTGTGTTACAGCACATAGAGGAAAATGATGTCACTGACACACAAGTGAAACATCTGACTGGGCTTATAGTGACACACCTAGTTGCActcattgatgatgatgatgtcattgcTGGAGCTTGGACTAACTGCTTCTGAAGAAACTGAGCTGTTACAGCTGAGCAGTGACCAGACACTTAAAAGAAGACATGAATCCACACTGTAATGATGAGAATATGAAAACAATGAGATCCCCTGTCAACTCTTCCTTTCTCATTTCACCTCTGCATTTTACTTATCGTCAACAATAGGTAAATAAAAAGAATTGTGCTTTGTCAAATAtctgtatttcttttaaatagTTAAGTGGAAGCTTAACTGACCTTAAAAATAGtcataaatattttgttaatgcATAAATTCTCTTCGTGATGTATGAACTATTTGGGCCTAATGTTTATTGGGTCACAAGGATTTATCGACTTTAAAATGTGGGTTCCcagaaaaaaagtttgggaaacactgacttAGAGAGTGGGATCAGTCCTCCAAAGGAGCGGTGCGTTGGGAGATCGGGCAGTCAGCGCGATCTGTCAACGCAAGGAGTGTGCTCAGACACGGCGTGATCTGTGAAAGCGGTGCGTCTGCAGACGTCCCTACATAATGAAAGATTCCTTTTCACGCCCTTGGTGAGCGGAATGAGATACGTTACACATCGTTTATTTGGCCCTTACTGCAGGTGAAGCGGGTTTGAGTTGTCTTGTTGTAAATAAGTTGTTGCATTTAttcactttgtttatttcttaaatatgaatatttaattAAAGGCTACAATAATGAGGATTGACAATTACGTGTCTTGTTTTACaggattaaaataattaaattaaatatgtttatgaatTGTTTGCACTGTACAAAACTATAAAAGTAAATAACTTGTATTGGGTATTGTCTTGTAGTTTTCACGGTGCTCTGCTATGCTCAACATCAAATAAAAAGGGCATTGAGAAGCATCAGTCGAGACTCCAGCATCTTGTTCTTTCAACCCAAGGGTCGTTACagtgacaaagaaaacaaaaagattctGTGACATAAAATGACATAACATACACAACAGTAACAGCATTACTGACCTGTGCTTGTGTCAGCAGTTCTGGGGAGCGTGCTAACAGGAGGGACAGGAGCAACGGTCATTCCCTCTGATCCTAAGCAAACAAGATTGATCTTTAAAGATAAATATCTTTAATAATGTTCATTTCATACTTGTACCAAAACGTTTGGCATCTTAGCAACATGTTAAAAGCAGgcaaagattaaaataaaacatgccaCAAATGTattacacatactgtacttcATGTTTCAGATGCACATACAAAGTGTGTAGAAACACAGCATTCTCAAAGTGTACTGCATCCGTACTGTAAGGACTTGTAAGGAGAATGAATGGGAAAAGTTAAGAGAGTTAAGTTAAGAGAGTTCGTATTAACTATACACGGCCCTCAACGCGAATGacccaggttcgattcccggccaaCGCAGTCATTTTAATCAATTACAGTCGATTTAGAcatcctttttatttttctttctgtgtCTGTTTTCCAGTAATGCGTACACTAACTCACCTGAACTGAAATTAATTTGACACCCGTGCACTATAGGTTGAAAGGTGTTTAATAATGAAGCACCTATGTCCCTCCAGTAGGGGGCGGGGGTGGTTTCTCTCCACAGTTAAACGTCAGCTCTGTTGTTATTATGCTTCCGCTCGGCGCGGTTTGATGACGCAGCAGTGTGACCGGCCTGCTGCAGTCATGTCTACTTCGGTGGACCGCATCTCCGAAGGAGATGGACTGTTCCCGGCCAGTCCTCGGCCCGGGGCGGCCCCCAGGTGTCTGCTGGCGCTCCTACTTTGTGTGTCCCTCCTGCCGGCGGTCACGGCGCTGGTGGAAGGACTGTACTGTGGGACCGAGGTGTGCTATGACGTGCTCGGCGTGTCCCGGGAGGCCTCCAAAGCAGAGGTGGCCCGGGCTTACCGGCAGCTTGCCCGCCGGTACCACCCGGACCGGGTCAAACGAGGAGAAGCGGGCGCGGAGGGAGAGACTCCTGAGTCCGCTCACCAGAAGTTCCTGCTCATCGCCACCGCCTACGAAACACTGAAGGTCTGCTGCAAACTTTTATTTCTTTACACGTGAGCTCACAACGAGTTGTTAGATTTCACTACAGGGTTCCTGGTCAGGATTCTGGTTTTCCGTCACTTGAGTTTGGTAAAaggtaatgttttatttttacatgttttatttttattttattttttttcctcgttgtttttggtttttttaatagACAACTAGATTTAAacttttgcaacaaaaaaacgtaaataataaactaataaattaTGACGGAGtcatgtttttcactttttttttataaaggattttaaagtaatttaaattaatgttaaGTTTGTTCAATCTAAACCTGCTGCtaaaattattgaaaatgtatttttgtgacttgatttattttttatttattttgtgtttcattttttttttttttttgttgtgcattgtgttttgttcaatctttgcacattttgtttatgttcttatttgatatattttttttccaatttattttttttaagaattaaatGTGTAACTCTAAACACTCGGGCTTGGGcccaaaaaatttttttatggGGTGCTTCAACTTTGCTGCTTTGACaattcacaataaataaatgggaaaaaagtcacttttttaatTGTGAATTTTACAAGTTTTTATTGTACCCCACTTTTTTAGTATCTACAAATACAGGTAGTatctttttacaaaataaatgtgtaagtTTGACCCTTTCTTTGGAGAGGTCTGACTTCAACTGACTATATGTCAGCTATCCTTTTCCTACCAGTGCAGTGAATTGTTATAGACTGTCCCCACTATTATGAGTGATCATTTGTTAGAACTGGTTATGTTGGTTTTTTACTGATGACCTAAGCAATGTGCCCATCACGCTCTCAGCCTTTGGGGTTGAAAGTCTTGCCTCAAACTTGTAATTATGGGTAATTTTTGAGCTGTGTGTCTAATTTGACCTGCTTCCTGGAATGTGCACCTGTTTAGGATGAGGACACACGGCGAGACTATGACTATATGTTGGACCACCCTGAGGAGTACTACCAACACTACTACACTTACTACCGCCGACGGCTCGCCCCCAAAGTGGACGTCCGCGTTGTGATCCTGGTCACTGTCTGTGCCATCTCCATCTTTCAGGTCTGAAAACAGGCAACAGCCCAACTCTTTGGCTGCATAAAGGATTTGTTAAAGATGGTTTGAACAGTACAAAttaggggttgaacagactaATGGGTtagtcgactttagtgttgtctcgcaACCCTGTCCACGTGACGTTGactagtcgcagtacctgacttttgcccaagatggtGGCGCAACACAGCTAACGAGGGTCCTagttaggagtgtgacaatatctcgatagattatattttatgtttttaaatccgacccaggccactttcatatgtgctTCTAAAGCCTATACGAATCTAATGTTTTGCAATGCCACTGCGGTTGGATTGGCCAGGTCCCATTTATCCaaccttaaaggtccagtattttgctatttttcacccatctcaaattgttcaaagaaccccaacaacatagtatttatgcctattttccagagttttagccctctgaaaagtcactttcagatcgctcctaaaaacaggccagtttttgggccttcatgtaTATACCCCAGCTTTATTACCATAGTGgttgtcttttgctatccatTGTGTCcgcacactcttgttattgttttcagccaaaaaaactgcacattacagtaaaacacatggctatttaagtggctattgtgattgtgagtccagcAAATGCTGCTTCAGCTTGTGTTTAttgcagcagcagtaaatccaTAATATTCTCTTCCTTCTCATCTTCTAACCATATAAGTAGTTGAATTAAGActatagtccattgttttgttctactgctgcattgcattgggtcataaacatgtcagatcatcccGTAAAAGCGATACGAGGATTTCTGTTCATGTTGACGTAAATTAGAACAgcaacttgaacagtttgttgcttattgcgcatctgacatcacgttatttCCCTCTGCTAttttatgttctggggttgtgttggaatggactattattaatggtttctttttgtgtttaatactataattatattatttatactcaataatcctttaaataaaatatcttcagtcaggccaacttttgtcaaagctattttcaggacaaggacaaggacaaacaattatctttcacaatatttcatgagatgtctcactattttgttctacatcacctgttattatttgttaaatattttcacttggtgttgttctacctcatctttgttaatttcaataaatgttccttttattttaatttagacttgtaacatttatcatcatagtgtaatttttatgacgtaaattgagggagcaaaaagTAGTATCgcctcaagaaaatcggcagtctttatcggtcatcggctcaggctgatggaaaaaaaaattggtatcggccctaaaaaacccatatcggGCGATCCCTGCTTATAACCTACTTATAAAAGTCGCTTTCAATGTGTAATGGGAACAAACACACCAAGACAATCTGATTTCTCCAAACATTCCAAATTGTGCATTAATACCTGCTGTgtgaacataaataaaacaaaataatacacacattatcaaaatgtaaaaatataggttagttttttatatactgtatattctaaTTTAATTTTACTCCTAATTTATTTTGTCATCTGATCAACCTTTTCATTTGTTTACTTTTAGTTGAGGAAATTCACCACAGTTAAGTGTACTAATAGATACAAAGTGAGGCGTGTTCCGAGCAAAGGGATGGTATAAAGATGGAAACGgtccctccctccctgctgtGCAACTCTGTCCAACCTGTGTCCCCTCTGCAGTACTACAGCTGGCACAACAGTTACAACGACGCCATCAACTACCTGATGACGGTCCCCAAATACCGAATCCAGGCCACTGAGATTGCCAAGCAGCAGGGCCTGCTGAACCGCACCAAAGAGAAGGGCAAGAACCGCCGCTCCAAAGAGGAGATCcgagagcaggaggaggaggtgatCCGCGACATCATCAAGAACAAGATCGACATCAAAGGAGGCTACCAGAAGCCCAACCTGTCCGACATCCTGCTGTGCCAGATTGTCCTCTTCCCCTACTACCTGACCACCTACCTGGCCTGGTACGCGTCTTGGGTGTACCGCTTCACTCTGTGCAGGGAGGAGTACGGAGACCAGGAGAAGTTCTTCATCATCAGGTAACAATCGGGGCATTGAGTGGAGAAGGAGTTGCCTACTTTAAGGTTCATACCTAAGTGTTTTTCCTGATCAGGAGGTACATGAGGATGTCCCAGTCCCAGTTTGACAGCATGGAGGACAGCCTCAAACAGACCTTCCTGGAGAAGCAGCTCTGGATCAAAGATAACTACGAGGTTTGTGTAACTGACGACGTGTCTCTGTGCTTCCTCGCGCTCCCTAATCAGGCACCACATTGAACAGGGTCTGCAATTTTTCCCTTTTACAATTTCCCAAATTTAATTCCAGGATTTACCCACTTTTCAGTTGTCtttccatttcatcatctttcagGGTTCCCGTGcatttaaaaagtcttaaaaggcattaaattaatgaatctaaaaataaggccttaattgtcattaaaatgtcttaaaggtCCTATGTCATGCTATATTAAGAACTTTTAAAATCAACCACAGCCACATAtgggtaatattttacatttttcaaaataaaatactaatttattaagaaatatgacttattttctttcaacccgGAAGTTGAGACGCACGGTTTCTCGGAGCTCTGCCTCTCCCTGTGTGAGTACCTCTCATTTCATGACGTAGCCCTAAATTCAAatactcagtgccattgacaagataaTTGTcatttcaacttcaaatgctcagtgccattgacgagaaaactcgtcatttgcgttttatCACGGCGATTACTAGAgtacaccctggcggaggtccctcatcaatatctaagttgtaatgtgatgtagtaaccaactgtgccctgaaggtggcagcagggcacctttagatgtgagatgagctactgatgctaccattagctaaggaggaagaagtaGGGGCGAGGGGGATTATGGCACTATGAaatgatattgtgaagtatccagcagctcacagcaccacatactaacacagaacaagtgtggacctgagtggattattatataaggaaacaatgttcagatgttaaagttgtcactaaagcaaaaaaatagctttaaagtcactgacaggataAAGAaaagctgttttctcagctttttgctctgaaactgaagatttgtgtgaaacttgctcCAATCAAAGGCTGATTACGGGAGATCGAAACaagccaaaaacaacaacaaaaaaaaaattcagatgaAAGtggaggcttcaatctttcataATCTGGTGATGAGATTTCAaatagtcatagtacaaaatattctgtgggtccttaaaaatcaatcaaaatgctcaaaaacgacTGGCACTCAGGGGGGTACAAATGAGTGCAGCTACTGAAGAgtacacaaaaaggctcaaatgATGGTTTTACCCTTGTGGAACGACGAACGCTGAACTTTGCAAACTATTCAGTGTGTTAACAAACTTTACTATGATGGCTTTTTACTAATGtctacttttatattttttaaccgttttagttttttatccatCTTATCATTGGATGCTGAAAGCACCTTGCTATGACTAAAAGTACCTCCGTTACTGTCCTCTAGTGTTAGATGTGTGATAGAAtgtcattttgttaaaaaaacaaaacaaaatcaaaggCTCTTTAAATAAAAGCAACTTCCGGTTGTGTTTCAGTCGTACAAAAAAgaacaggaggaggagatgaAGGTGAAGATGGCCACTGACCCTCGCATGAAAAGGTACCGCCGCTGGATGAAGAATGAAGGCCCAGGCCGATTGACTTTCATCGATGAGTGACAGCTGCTAGCTCCGCCCTCAGAATGCAGACCGGCCTCAGTGCCAGCCGCACGTATGTACGATCAAACGCACTCCGTGCACGTGGAGCGCTCCCACTATGGAAAGCTCACCTCCGCCTGTTTGTACATCCAGAGATATTTTCATAATGAAGGAAAAGTTGAGGAGGAAAAACTGACGCCTCGGAAGGTTGAGCAATCGTTGCActcattttctagttttttataTTGCGGTCCTTCATGAAGCTAGATGAGTCCAAATCCCTTTTTATCCACCTGCTGCTGGTGCCTGGGTGACCACAGAAACACCAGCAACATTAATGATGTCTCATTACTGACTGAACGCAGAGAAACCAAGATGTCCTCATTTCTTCTTCACTGTGTTCACCTGAACAGTGACGCTGTCATGGCTCCTGCTCTTTTCAGCCTCATCTTTTCTTATTGTTTCACTTTGGATTTGTTCTTTAGGGATTGAGGCGACAATAAAGTTATGATAATCAATCAGTTGTGAGTGTGACTACCTCTGTCAAAGGAAACACCGTTTTAAACCACACACGGTAGCCCTCGGACTAATTGTGTGCAGCTCTTgtgtaaacacacaaattaactcAAAATATACTCAAACCTTCCAACATTCCAATAAAATGTcgacaaaatgatgacaaaaaatgacCCTGAAAAGacaaaatcacaagaaaaatatacaaaatcactcATAACATACAAGAACTAcacaaatgcacagaatgactccaaaaacacacaaaacgacaacaaaaacaaaaaattatactgTAGAAGAATTACGGTactcaaacacacaatataactacaaaaataataggtcaataaacaaaatgactcataatgaTTATATTTAAGAAGCTTTGTGAGAAAAAGATGAAATCCTCTACTTCTGACTAGTATAGGGGTCTCCTGGTATTTGATATTGATTTACATCGGCCCGATTTTGGCAAAAGACCATCTAATCATATTACTGTATATCAGCCTGGATCTAAAATTGTCTATATGAGACTTGGAACTTCTATCCAGCAGCTGACCGTAAAAAATAACTCAAGTGAACTTGAATTTATATTTTGcactttagtattttatgtattggatttattgatggttttttcagggtcttccaatttatttattatgtatttttattcaattgtagaagattcttatgtttaaagttaaaatgtctgttggtaataaatgggtcagttctcatatctactgttgctgactctGTTTCTCTGtgtaatatcacttgattaaAGTCTTTCATAaaattccacactacaaaataattcataaaagtaacatttgtgctgatatcgtagtggattgatatcggtatcagaagtgaaaaggTTGGATTGTGAGACCCAACTTCATACATGCATGACAGTCTCATGCAACAATGAGACTTTTTAAGTAACGGCGGGCAAACACTGCgatttttggaccattttagtgatatttgggtgtttttttttgttgtaattctgATGTTTCAATTGCCAggttattgtgctatttagattttgcacacttccaagggtaatggacaCACGAGGTAGGCAGGACGGGAGGGTGATTTAGCGAGCGGCTCCTACGTGGGTTGTCAATCACTGCTGTTGCGAGGTGGCTAATTACCTTTCTGACCTTATATTCAATTAAACAGTTCAACGATATGGTGATTTTAAGCCAAGGAGAGTCTGCAGTGGGAAGACCAACAGGGAGAAAGTAGAGCGCTTAGATTTggtgaagattttttttttcaatttaagtgcaggcaaaaaaaaacaaaaatgcaatttttcttATTTGTGTTCCGTGTTCTATGCGTTCGATTGTCAAACAACTTCCATGCAATTGTATATAATTGTGGAAAATCTGGGCAAATTGCAAGAAAATGGTCATAGCTTTGTGGAAATTTGTGTGGTAAACTATTCTCAAAATACAACAGATTTTTTATGGCATGCGGTAGAAAGTGTAAGCTTCAAATCACAAGTAGATAATTTGATGAATTCATATCACAGGTGTATATATGTCTCATTAATCTTAAAAGAAACCTGCAAAAGAAGGAGACAAGCACACAATGTTTGTTTCtccaatgacaataaaaattaacacacatttttaatcatacaaaaacaaaaagttgaaGGCAGAATGATAACAGAAGGCCAAAGTCATTCCAACAATAACCACGATTATATTTCATCATTAGAACAGCAAAATGAGCTGACTGGAGGCTTTTCTTTTGGTAACTAATCCAAACGGCACCTGCAGAGATGGTCACAATTGCACAGCTGGAACAATATAAAACCAAAACGGATACACAGATGCAAACACCTACAGTTGTCTGGCAGaatctgccttttttttcttttttttttccccatgagCAGCAGGAGCCACGCCCTGCCTCAGTAACCAACGGCAACGCGCGATCCACTCCATCATCCAAACTATATTTGGGTCCATTGTCATTTCTAGGTCACAACTTTAGAATGCAGGGCTTTAAAGTCTTCTGCAAGTGTTAATAGCAGCTGTTCTCAACATTTGTTGCCCAACTGCCTCAAAAGTAGAATTCCAGTGAGTGAAGTTggatataaaaacagaaacttcaGAGCATTAGGTTTAGAATAATCACACAGCAGAACTTCTTTACATACTGATCAGATCTTGCATGTGTATGTGCATCTTTAATTATTGTTTCGTACGTAAATGAAAAGTAATTCATTGAGTAACATCAAACTGAGGCAGGGTCGGGCGTCTCACTGATAGCCTTTAATGTCCAATGCGTTCACATAAAAAACAACCTTAAGAGAAATGACATCATCTCTCTCCTCGCAGTCAAAAAGCATCAtcattgtttaaaaacaaaggcCTCTCATCTTTCCGTTAATGAATACTCCTGAACCCAAACGCTGCAGTGAAGTTACAACAACCAAAGTCGGTCTGATCCTCTTTAACATCAAACAACTGCACAACAGGAGAGGTTTGGCAACGCGAGaaagaaaacagtttttaaCTGTTAAAGATCTGCTGACCTGATAAATGATGTAGAG
It includes:
- the dnajc25 gene encoding dnaJ homolog subfamily C member 25, translating into MTQQCDRPAAVMSTSVDRISEGDGLFPASPRPGAAPRCLLALLLCVSLLPAVTALVEGLYCGTEVCYDVLGVSREASKAEVARAYRQLARRYHPDRVKRGEAGAEGETPESAHQKFLLIATAYETLKDEDTRRDYDYMLDHPEEYYQHYYTYYRRRLAPKVDVRVVILVTVCAISIFQYYSWHNSYNDAINYLMTVPKYRIQATEIAKQQGLLNRTKEKGKNRRSKEEIREQEEEVIRDIIKNKIDIKGGYQKPNLSDILLCQIVLFPYYLTTYLAWYASWVYRFTLCREEYGDQEKFFIIRRYMRMSQSQFDSMEDSLKQTFLEKQLWIKDNYESYKKEQEEEMKVKMATDPRMKRYRRWMKNEGPGRLTFIDE